The following is a genomic window from Candidatus Gorgyraea atricola.
GCTGTTTTATCTGTATGGATTTTGTTTAAAATAGGGTTACCCTATCTTGTCGTAGCCCTTGGTATGGTTTTTTTAACATTTTTATTTTTGGCGATATGGCATCTAATTAAAAATAAGTTTATTACCACATTAATAATAGGCTTATCTATCTTTGCTGTTTTCTTTGTTCTTAGAAATGATATTCTCTCATGGGTGTCTAAAATAAACTTTTACAGCATAGGAGGCTATGACTCAATATTTGATTTCTTTAATTATCACAGGAGCGTTAGGGCGTACGGCAACCTGCAATTTTTTAGAAATGCTGATATTTCGAGTTTTGGAAGGATGTTAGTTTTTTCCCCTTTAGGATTACTCTATGTCTTTTTTTCTCCTTTTCCGTGGCAGCTGGGCAATATTATGCAGGTAATGGCAGTGCCTGAAACAATAATATTTTATATAATGGTCCCGTTTACGTTAAAAGGCATAGTCTTTGCTTATAAAAAAAGATTCACGCAAAGCGCGGTATTGTTGTTTATTATAATAGGGATGGTTTCTGTTTTAGCTTTGACAGAGGGTAACAGCGGTACCTTACTCAGGCATCGTTCCATAGTTTTTTACCTACTTTTTATATTTACCGGCATAGGCCTTTCTTTAAAAAAATGGAAAATAAGACTTTATACATAAGTTATATGGGGTTAACAGAACCTCTTTTGCATTCGCAAGTGCTGAATTATCTTAAGATTTTAAGACAAAGCGGCATATCTGTTTGTATTCTTTCATATGAAAAGAGGCGTCTTTTCAAGAAGCATAATGTTGAAATAATCAAAGAAGACCTGAATAAGGCAGGGATCAAGTGGATATCTTTAGGTTATCATAAACGATTTCAGTTTTTAGCAAAACCGTATGACATAATAAGAGGCATGTTCGTGGCTCTTTATATCAGCATTGCAGGGCGTGTGGATGTCATACATGCAAGGGGTACATTTTGCGCTTTAATAGGTATTTTGCCATGCCTTATTTTGAAAAAGAAAATGGTATTTGATATGCGTGGCCTTATGGCGGAAGAATACGTAGACGCGGGATTGTGGAAGAAAAATTCGATGGCTTACAAAATCGTGGATAGATTAGAGCAGTATTTTATCAGAAGGGCTGATGAGGTCATCGTACTGACAGGCAATGCCAGGGAGTTGATATTGAGTAAAGGCAGGACAAAGAATATCACTCTTATACCGGCGTGTACAGACTTAAACAGGTTCAGATTAAAGGATGTCGACAATGGATTTAAATCAGGATATTCGCTGGATAAAAAATTTATATTAATATACACAGGTTCTCTTGGCACGTGGTATATGCTGTCCGAGATGCTGGATTTTTATAAAGAGCTGTTACGTGTTGACAATAGCTCGGCATTTTTCATCTTATCTCAGACGAGTAAGGCATGGATAGAGCAGTATATCCCGGATAACATAAAGAAAAACGTGATCGTGGACTCTTCAAGCCCGGAAAATGTGGTGGATTTTTTGAATCTCGCTGATGTCGGAATCTTTTTTATAAAGAGCTGTTTTTCAAAGAGAGCTTCCTGTCCTACGAAATTCGGGGAATATCTGGCCTGCGGCCTGCCTGTCGTTATCAATAAAGGGATAGGGGATACTGAGGAAATCGTAAGAAAGAACAGAGTAGGTGTCGTGGTGGAGGATTTCAGTGCGCAGGAATACAGGAAAAAGATAGAAGAGTTGAAAGAGCTGCTAAAAGAAGGGGATGCCTTAAGAAGACGATGCCGTGACGTTGCTGAGAGACATTTTTCCCTTGCGCAGGGCGGAAAAAAATATGTAGAGGTCTACAAGAGGTTGAAGGCTAAGGCTTAAAAAAAGAAACCACAGAGGACACAGAGAAATAATATAATTTTACTCTGTGTTCTCCAAAAAATCTTTGAAACATAGCTATTGACTTATTTTAAAGCTATGGATAAAAAGGCAGGGCTTATGGTTAACTTTAATGTTTTAAGGCTAAAAGAAGGCATAAAAAGACTAATCTTATGAGAGCACAGAGTATTTTATTATAAAAAATCTCTGTGTTCTCTGTGGTATCTTTTAAACTTGAAAAAGGGAGACTATGATGAGGTTAAATGCGTTACTTACCGGAGCAAATGGGATGCTGGCAGATGCGCTCTGGCCTCTTTTAGAGAAGAATGGATATATGGTGCATCCATGTGACCTTGCAGGCAATGACAAGATCTTTAAGGCGGATATCAGGAATTTAAACGAGGTTATGGGTTTTGCCAAGGCAAGGAGGCCTGATATTGTTTTTCATCTGGCAGCTGAGACTGATGTGGATAAGTGCCAGTTAAATAGACAGCATGCATTTGAAACAAACGCAAAGGGCACTGAAAATATGGCAGCTATTTGCAGGGAACTTGATATCCCACTCGTCTATGTAAGCACAGGAGCGGTATTTGACGGGGAAAAGACGACAGGATACACAGAGGAAGATACTACTAATCCTGCCAATATATACGGAGAAAGCAAATTAAGAGGAGAAGATGTCGTGCGTTCAATGCTGACCAAATACTACATTATCAGGGCCAGCTGGATGGTAGGGGGGCAGAATAAGGATAAAAAATTCGTTTGGAAGATAACCCAGCTTTTAAGGACAAAGAAGGAAATACCCGTTGTTACGGATAAATACGGAAGCCCTACTTTCACTGGAGATTTTGCAGGAGGAATTGTAGATATTGTATCCAGAGGAGAATATGGTTTATATCATTGCGTCAGTAAGGGCATATGCTCGAGATTCGATATGGCTGAAAAGATAGCGGAGTACTTGGATAAAAAAGATGTGATTTTGAGGCCTATAACCTCGGATGCATTTCCTTTGCCAGCGCCGAGAGGAAAATCAGAGGCATTGCTTAACGCTAAGCTATCAGCGATGAATATGGACAGGTCACGGCCATGGCAGGAGGCCTTGAAGGAATATATAGACGAAATCAAATGAAGATATTATTTATTGAACCATATCCAACTGAAGGTCCCAGCAGCCGCTACAGGGTGGAGCAATACCTGCCTTATTTTAAGAAAGAAGGCATTGAGTGCATTCTCAGGCCGTTTGTTTCCACTGAGTTCTACAGGATACTTTATAAAAAAGGATTTTATTTGAGAAAGACATTGTTTTTCATGCAGGGTACGCTTAAAAGATTTTTTGATATACTTACCGCAGTAAAATGCGACATTATTTTTATACACCTCGAGGCGTTTCCGTTCGGCCCTCCTGTATTTGAATGGATCCTGTCAAAGATGGGGAAACGGGTCATATATGATCTTGATGATGCGATCTATATGGGTATCCCCAGCTCAGCTAATAGATTTTTAAGGCGCTTAAAATGTCCGTCAAAGATCAGTACGATATTAAGGATGAGCAGTTTCGTAATAACATGCAATGACTATCTCGCGGATTACGCTAAGAAATATAATAAAAATGTAATAACTATTCACACATCCGTAGATACTGAAGAGTTTAAGCCTGGCGCTAAAGAAAAGGGGCGAGATATGACGATCGGGTGGATAGGCAGTCATAGTACTGCGCGTTATCTTGAAGGACTGAAGAGGATTTTTTTAAATCTTGGCAGCAAATATAAATTTAATCTGAAGATCATAGGCGCGGGAGATCACGATGTAAAAATAGACGGAGTAAACGTAATGAATATAGAATGGAATTTAAAAGACGACATAAAACAATTCCAGTCCCTGGATATAGGCGTATATCCTTTACCTGAAGATGAATGGATACAGGGTAAAACAGGTTTTAAGGCGATCCAGTACATGAGCGTGGGCGTTCCCTGTGTTGCGTCTGATGTAGGCGCAAACAGAAGTATAGTAAAGGATGGAATAAATGGTTATCTGGCAAAGACAGAGGATGAATGGATAGAAAAATTATCAATGTTGGTCGATAGCCCGGAATTGAGGCAGAGAATAGGATCAGCTGGCAGAATAACAGCAGAAAAAGAGTTTTCAGTAAAGGCAAACGCGCCCAGATATCTTGAAATAATAAAGAGGATAAGTCCATGAGTGCACCGAAGCTCAGCGTTATTATGAGCGCATATAACAGCGAAAGATATCTTGATGAGAGCATAAAGTCTATTCTTGGGCAGAGTTTTAAAGATTTCGAGTTTCTGATCATAGATGATGGCTCTATAGACAGGACTTCTGAAATATTGAACGATTATCAGAAAACAGACAACAGAATACGCGTTATAAAAAACAAAGTAAATATCGGCCTTTCGAAATCCCTTAATATTGGCATAAGAGAGGCTCAGGGGGAATATATTGCGCGTCAGGATGCAGACGATACATCTATGCCTGATAGATTGAGCAAGCAGATAGAGTTCATGCAAGACAGTGAGGAGATAGCTATTTCCGGAACATTTTATAGGATGATCGACGAAAGAGACAGGCTTTTGTATAGATTTATAATGCCTGCGGAAGACAGTGAGATAAAAAAGTGGCTGAGAGAAGTTAATTGTTTTTGCCATGGTTCTGTAATGTTCAGGAAGAAGGACATTAAAGAGGTTGGTTTATATCCCGAGCAGTATGAATGTTCGCAGGATTATGCATTATGGCTGACGATGAGCAAGAATTATAAATTAGCAAATATCCCTGAATTTTTATATACGTTGAGATTGCACGGAAGCGCAAGGAGCGTAAAAGATAAGGCAAAACAATGGGATTGCCTGTTTAGAATAAAAAGAAGTAAGGGCATTGTCGCAGACACTTGTTCATTCTCAGATAGATTTATTGCAGACGAATTTTTTAGATATAGCAATTTTTTTAACAGGATGGGAATGAAAAAGCTGGCAGTCGGTCATTTTATAAAAGGGGTATTTTACAGGACTTTTGTTTCGCCAATGGGCGTTAGAAAGAATAAAACTTTAGGCATTTGCATGCTTACAGGGGTTTTTTATCCTGAGATAAGCGGCGGTGGGCTACAGAGCCGTACTTTGGTAAATGCTTTAAAATATGATAGCAACTTAAGATTTTTTGTTTTGACTACCACAAGGGATCCTTTATTGCAGGATAAAAATTCTGATCTATACATAAAAAGGATATATGTAGGAGACATGAGTTTTACAGCCAAATTTATAGCGATCCTACAATTCGTTCGCGCATTTTTGAGCATAAGAAATAAAATAGATATTGTCCATCTGCACGGCTTTTCCAATAAGACATTGCTTATGATATTATTGGCAAAGATATTCAGAAAAAAGATCGTGCAAAAGATCACTTCTTTAGGGGATGACGACCCTGTTTCAATAGGTAATAGAAGGTTTGGCAGGTTAAAAAGATTCTTTTTTTCTGCGGCAGATTTTTATATTAGCGTGAATCCGGCAATGTCTCAGGGGCTTTTAGATGCGGATATCTCACAGGATAGGATGGCGACTATTCCCAACGGAGTTGATATTGAAAGATTTTGCCCTTCTAAAAGTCATGACGAGAAGAATGCATTAAGAAAGAGTTTAAAATTGCCGAAAGAGGCGTTTATTATATTATTTGTCGGATTTTTTTCTAAAGATAAAGGCGTGGATGTTCTTTTCGAGGCATATAAGGATATAATCGCTGATTTTAAGGATAAAGATATAAGGTTATTATTTATTGGATCGACTGATACCAGCTATTTTGAGATAAAACAGGAAATAATAGAACGCATAAAGAAAGAGATAAGAGTTGGCAAGATGGAGGAAAAGGTCTTATTTGTAGAGAAGACACTGGATATAGAAAAATATTACAAGGCCTCTGATGTATTCGTATTGCCTTCCTTCAGAGAAGGATTGCCAAATTCCCTTATGGAGGCAATGGCTTCTGGATTGCCATGTGTTTCATCTCGTTTAAGAGTAATAGAGGATTATCTGATTACACACGACTCAGACGGCCTGCTTTTTGAGCCAGGGGATGTTAATGGATTGTATTTAGCATTAACTCGGCTGTTAGGGGAACCAGGTCTAGCCAAAGAAATGGGCATTAAAGCCAGAAAAAGGACCATAGATTATTTTTCTATAGAACGATTGGCTAAAAAATATAGAGATGCTTATCTGTTCCTGGTGCAGGAATGAGAGTTCTGAACCCAAAAATTGAATCTATATCGCGCCATACTTTTATTAACAATCTAGATAAAGGGTCTGTTGTCGTGGATCTGGGCGCAAGCAGGGGAAATTTTTCAAAAGAGATAGCAGAAAAATACTGTTATTCAATGCTTGTTTTGGTTGAAGGAAATCCGGAATTAAGCGTAGGACTAAAAGCCTTTTTCAAAGACAATGATGCGATAAAGGTGGTGAACGCAGTTATTGGAGGTGAAACAAGGGATAGTATCAAATTCTATTTAAGCGAATCACCAAGCTCAAGTTCATTATTCAGGCCATTTAGCGAATTAAACAAGGTTAAGAGCGAAATAAATGCAAAGATGCTTACACTGAATGACATATTTTCTATATGTGGTATTAGAAAAATAGATCTATTGAAGATGGATATAGAGGGCGCGGAATGGGATGTGCTCGAGAGATTTTCAGAAGAAGATTTTAATAAGATAGAACAGATATCAGTAGAGTTTCATGATTTTATAGAACCTGGATTGAAGGCAAGAACCAAACATTGTATTAAAAAAAATAAAAAACTAGGTTATTGTTTTGTTAATATGGGGGTTAACTACA
Proteins encoded in this region:
- a CDS encoding glycosyltransferase family 4 protein — protein: MGLTEPLLHSQVLNYLKILRQSGISVCILSYEKRRLFKKHNVEIIKEDLNKAGIKWISLGYHKRFQFLAKPYDIIRGMFVALYISIAGRVDVIHARGTFCALIGILPCLILKKKMVFDMRGLMAEEYVDAGLWKKNSMAYKIVDRLEQYFIRRADEVIVLTGNARELILSKGRTKNITLIPACTDLNRFRLKDVDNGFKSGYSLDKKFILIYTGSLGTWYMLSEMLDFYKELLRVDNSSAFFILSQTSKAWIEQYIPDNIKKNVIVDSSSPENVVDFLNLADVGIFFIKSCFSKRASCPTKFGEYLACGLPVVINKGIGDTEEIVRKNRVGVVVEDFSAQEYRKKIEELKELLKEGDALRRRCRDVAERHFSLAQGGKKYVEVYKRLKAKA
- a CDS encoding FkbM family methyltransferase, with amino-acid sequence MRVLNPKIESISRHTFINNLDKGSVVVDLGASRGNFSKEIAEKYCYSMLVLVEGNPELSVGLKAFFKDNDAIKVVNAVIGGETRDSIKFYLSESPSSSSLFRPFSELNKVKSEINAKMLTLNDIFSICGIRKIDLLKMDIEGAEWDVLERFSEEDFNKIEQISVEFHDFIEPGLKARTKHCIKKNKKLGYCFVNMGVNYRDGITYKDCLFYKKKHRNTVFIYRLKCMAGGLVRIFLKIPKKILGVMNFKRHKG
- a CDS encoding glycosyltransferase family 4 protein, giving the protein MKILFIEPYPTEGPSSRYRVEQYLPYFKKEGIECILRPFVSTEFYRILYKKGFYLRKTLFFMQGTLKRFFDILTAVKCDIIFIHLEAFPFGPPVFEWILSKMGKRVIYDLDDAIYMGIPSSANRFLRRLKCPSKISTILRMSSFVITCNDYLADYAKKYNKNVITIHTSVDTEEFKPGAKEKGRDMTIGWIGSHSTARYLEGLKRIFLNLGSKYKFNLKIIGAGDHDVKIDGVNVMNIEWNLKDDIKQFQSLDIGVYPLPEDEWIQGKTGFKAIQYMSVGVPCVASDVGANRSIVKDGINGYLAKTEDEWIEKLSMLVDSPELRQRIGSAGRITAEKEFSVKANAPRYLEIIKRISP
- the rfbD gene encoding dTDP-4-dehydrorhamnose reductase, with protein sequence MMRLNALLTGANGMLADALWPLLEKNGYMVHPCDLAGNDKIFKADIRNLNEVMGFAKARRPDIVFHLAAETDVDKCQLNRQHAFETNAKGTENMAAICRELDIPLVYVSTGAVFDGEKTTGYTEEDTTNPANIYGESKLRGEDVVRSMLTKYYIIRASWMVGGQNKDKKFVWKITQLLRTKKEIPVVTDKYGSPTFTGDFAGGIVDIVSRGEYGLYHCVSKGICSRFDMAEKIAEYLDKKDVILRPITSDAFPLPAPRGKSEALLNAKLSAMNMDRSRPWQEALKEYIDEIK
- a CDS encoding glycosyltransferase, whose product is MSAPKLSVIMSAYNSERYLDESIKSILGQSFKDFEFLIIDDGSIDRTSEILNDYQKTDNRIRVIKNKVNIGLSKSLNIGIREAQGEYIARQDADDTSMPDRLSKQIEFMQDSEEIAISGTFYRMIDERDRLLYRFIMPAEDSEIKKWLREVNCFCHGSVMFRKKDIKEVGLYPEQYECSQDYALWLTMSKNYKLANIPEFLYTLRLHGSARSVKDKAKQWDCLFRIKRSKGIVADTCSFSDRFIADEFFRYSNFFNRMGMKKLAVGHFIKGVFYRTFVSPMGVRKNKTLGICMLTGVFYPEISGGGLQSRTLVNALKYDSNLRFFVLTTTRDPLLQDKNSDLYIKRIYVGDMSFTAKFIAILQFVRAFLSIRNKIDIVHLHGFSNKTLLMILLAKIFRKKIVQKITSLGDDDPVSIGNRRFGRLKRFFFSAADFYISVNPAMSQGLLDADISQDRMATIPNGVDIERFCPSKSHDEKNALRKSLKLPKEAFIILFVGFFSKDKGVDVLFEAYKDIIADFKDKDIRLLFIGSTDTSYFEIKQEIIERIKKEIRVGKMEEKVLFVEKTLDIEKYYKASDVFVLPSFREGLPNSLMEAMASGLPCVSSRLRVIEDYLITHDSDGLLFEPGDVNGLYLALTRLLGEPGLAKEMGIKARKRTIDYFSIERLAKKYRDAYLFLVQE